Genomic window (Streptomyces yatensis):
AGCGGGAGGGCGACCCGGGTGACGGCGTGCTGGTCGCCCCGGGTCGGGTCCAGGTTGACGATCAGCACCGGCTTCCCGGCCTTGGCCGCTTGGCGGACGAACCGGAGTCCGGACATCACCGTCAGTGAGGAGCCCAGGACCAGCAGTGAGGTGGCTTCGCGGACCAGCTCGCGGCAGTGCTCGACCCGCCGCGGCGGAACGGCCTCGCCGAAGAACACCACGTCCGGTTTGAGGATGCCGCCGCAGACCGTACAGGGCACCACACGGAAGTCCCCGACCTGCTCGTCGGTGAGGTCGGCGTCACCGTCCGGATTGATTCCGGCGGCCACCGGCGCGAAGCCCACATTGGCTTCCTCCAGCCGCCGGGCGAGGTCGCGGCGCGGGCTGGAGGCGCCGCAGACAAGGCAGACGACCCGGTCCAGGCTTCCGTGGAGTTCCACGACGTCCTCGCTGCCGGCGGCCTGGTGCAGGCCGTCGACGTTCTGGGTGATCACACCCGAGAGCAGGCCGTGCCGTGCGAACGCGGCCACGGCCCGGTGTCCGGCGTTGGGACGGGCGCGGCCGAAGGTGCGCCAGCCGAGATGGCTGCGGGCCCAGTACCGGCGCCGGGCCGGGGCACCGGCGGTGAAGTCCTGGTACGTCATCGGGGTGTGCCGGCTCAGGCTCCCGCCCTCGCCCCGGTAGTCCGGGATGCCCGACTCCGTGGAGATGCCCGCACCGCTGAGCACCAGCACACCGCCGGTGCTCAGCGCGTCGGCGACCGGCGCCAGGTCCGTACTGCCCGGCGGCAGGTCCTTAACCGGGGTCCAGCTCAAGGTGGGGCGCATGCGCATGCCGCCAGGGTACGGAACCGGCCGCCACCGCCCACGTCCGCCGTCGATTCCCGGGCAACGCGGCACAGCGCCCGGTGACCCTCGGTACGGCCGCCGCGCCACCGGGAAGGGCCGGAGGTCTCAGCCGCGTATGGTCACGCCGTGGCGCGTCCGCAGTCGGTGCAGCTCCCACAGGGAGAGCCCGGTCACCGAGAGCGGGCCGCCGAACAGGGAGCAGAACTGGGCCCACATCGGACCGTTCGGCATGCCGCTCCCGGTCAGGTTGAGGATGGCGATGATCCAGACCATCACCACGGTGAGCACGGCCGGTAGCGCGGCGTGCACATAGGCGGTGTTGAAGGCGGAGCGGGCGACGTAGGCCGAGGCCATGAAGAAGAACGGCAGCCCCCACAGCACGAACGCGAGCGCGGGAACGGCGGCCACGAACAGCCACACCCCGTGCAGCCCGTGCAGCAGCGTGGTGCCCGAGATCAGCCACGCCGTGCCGACGAGGGCGGCCACGACCAGGACGTACCAGCCGACGGTCTTGGCCGGGACGCCGAGCCGGGAGCGCAGCAGCCGCCGCCGCTCCGCGGGCGCGTAGCGGATGAAGGCAGTGATCACCAGCGGTCCGGCGATGATGAGCAGGACCGGGGTCAGGAGGAGCTGGCCGAGACCCTCGCTGGCCTGGTCCTCCAGGCCGTTGTCCGCCCCGTACATGTAGTAGAGCGTGAACGTGGCGAGGACGCCGAGCACCGTGCGGGTGATCTGGAAGCGGGTGACCACGGGATCGTGGACCCGCCCGCCGCCGTCCTGGTCGAACACCCTGCGCGCGGCCCGGTGCACCGAGCGGAGCAGGGGGACGATCAAGAAGAGGAAGGGCACCCGCCGGTACCAGTGCCGGTTCCTGGGCGCCGGGCGGTAGGGCCCGGGCGGCGGAGGCGGGGGCGGGGGCCCGTAGGGGTTCGGTGGCGGTCCGTACGGATCCGGTGCCGGTGGTGGCCCGTACGGATCCGGTGTCGGCGGCCCGTACGGACCGGGTGATGGCGGAGGCCCCCAGCGGTTTCCTCCCTGTCCGGGGTCGTTCGGCAGACCCCATCCCCCCGATGCCATCGCGATTCCTCCTCGCCCCCGCGGCCCGTGCCTTCGACCGCTCATTTTTCGCCAGTGGCCGGGGAATTGTAAGACACGCCGTTCATGTCCTACCGGGTCGCGCGGGGCAGGGGATTCATTCCTGTGCCAGCGCCGTCAGCACGGTGGCGGCCAGCGCCGCGCGGGTGACCATGCCCCGCACCGAGGTGTTCTCCGAGCGGGCGTGTGCGCCCGAGCCCACCGCGCCGATACCGTCCAGGACCGGAGTGCCCTGGGCCACCACGAAGTTGCCGTCGCTGGCTCCGCCGACCGACGCCTCGGGCAGGTCGTGTCCGAGCAGTGCGGCGCAGCGGCGGGCCAGGCCGGCGAGTGCGGCGACCCCTTCCGTGCGTTCGAACACCGGGCGGTTCCAGCCACCGGTGACCTCCACGCGGGTCCGTGGGTCGACGGGCCGCACCGCGGCGAGGGCGTCTTCGAGGCGTTTTTGTTCGGCGGCGGTGGCGACGCGGATGTCGATACGGGCCACGGCGTGCCCCGCCGTGACGTTGCTGCGGGTGCCTCCCTCCACCACGCCCACGTTCAGCGAGGTGCCCGCGTCCGGGGCGCGCAGGTCCGTCAGCCGCAGGATCTGGTGGGCGAGTTCGTCCACGGCGCTGGCTCCGGCCGTGGGGTCCAGACCGGCGTGGGCCTCGACGCCGGTGACCGTGACGGTGAAGAGTCCGACGCCCTTGCGGGCTGTCTTGATCGCGCCGTCGGCGGCGGCCTCGAAGACCATGGCGAGCCGGCTGTCGCGTGCCTCCTCGACGATGGCGTCGCGGGAGGCGAGACTGCCGGTCTCCTCGTCGCCGTTGAGCATCACGGTGCAGGCCGGGCGGGGCAGATCGAGGGCGTCCAGGGCGCGCAGTGCCCAGACCGCCTGGACCAGACCGGCCTTCATGTCGAAGACGCCGGGGCCGCTGATGTGGTCGCCGTCCCGCAGGAAGGGCCAGGTGTCCAGGGTGCCGGTCGGCCAGACGGTGTCGTAGTGCCCGAGGAGAAGGACGGGACGGTGGTCCCGGGTGGTGGTGTCCCGGGCGGAGTAGCGGCGGACGAGGATGTCTCCGGCCGCCTCGCGCGAAAGGGTCTCCTCGGTGTCCGGTGCGCCCAGGCGCCGGTCGAGCCAGTCGCGCAGCCAGCCGAGGCAGCTCTTCAGGGCGTCCAGGTCGTCGCTGGCGCTGCCCTGGGAGGTGTAGGCGGCGAGGTCGGCGACCATGTCCTCGCGGTGGGCGTCGAGCCACTGCCGCACCGCGTCGGCCTGTTCGGCGTCGGGCGGCAGCGAGGGCGCGGGGGGCTCGGCCAGGCGGTCCAGTTCGTCCAGCCGTGACTCCGACATGTCCTGTGCGGCGCCCTCCAGTTGGCGCAGGCCGGTCACGACCGATCGCAGCAGGGGCGTGGGCAGACCTTCGCGCGCCGCGTGGTCGAAGACCTCGGTGTAGTGGGTGGGGGCCTCCACGGGCCGGTGGCGCACCGCGAGGTCGCGCCAGATGCCGCTGCGGTCCTTCGTCTGGGTGCGCAGCCATGCGGTGAGACGGTCGAAGGCGGCGTCCTGGACGGCTGGGTCCGCTCCTCGCCGGAAGGGGTGCGGTTCGAAGGCGTCGAAGGCCTCCAGGGTGACGCCGAGGCGGTCGGACACGGCGAAGATCTCGCCGGTGAGCGCGGCCATCGCGGGGCGGTGCCGGTCGATGAGGTCGGCCATGGGGGCGTCCGCGAGGGCGGTGGCGGCGAGCATGGCGCCGAACCCGGCCTTGGCCCACAGATATCCCTCGACGTTGTCGCTGGCCACGGCCGGGCCCCAACTGTGCAGATGGGCCACCAGATCCCGGACCCGCGGGCTGACCGGCCCACCGTCGGGCTCGCCGATGACGAGGGCCCCGGCGCCGCCGTCCAGGATGACGCCCGGTTCGATGACGTCGGCGAAGATGTTCACGAAGGCGGCGACGGTGCGGGCGGCTCCCAGACGCTCGGCGATCAGGGACTCGTTGAAGCCGTTCTGCAGGG
Coding sequences:
- a CDS encoding NAD-dependent protein deacetylase, with product MRMRPTLSWTPVKDLPPGSTDLAPVADALSTGGVLVLSGAGISTESGIPDYRGEGGSLSRHTPMTYQDFTAGAPARRRYWARSHLGWRTFGRARPNAGHRAVAAFARHGLLSGVITQNVDGLHQAAGSEDVVELHGSLDRVVCLVCGASSPRRDLARRLEEANVGFAPVAAGINPDGDADLTDEQVGDFRVVPCTVCGGILKPDVVFFGEAVPPRRVEHCRELVREATSLLVLGSSLTVMSGLRFVRQAAKAGKPVLIVNLDPTRGDQHAVTRVALPLGTALTGVAERLGIPGPTQP
- a CDS encoding 2-dehydropantoate 2-reductase, producing the protein MNDAQPVRPGYTVVGAGAIGGTLAFALARAGHPVTVVDTDRAHVDAIRTRGLVVARGGIRESVPVTATTPDEFTGTLDRVLLAVKAQATGTALDWIAPRLAPDGYVVSLQNGFNESLIAERLGAARTVAAFVNIFADVIEPGVILDGGAGALVIGEPDGGPVSPRVRDLVAHLHSWGPAVASDNVEGYLWAKAGFGAMLAATALADAPMADLIDRHRPAMAALTGEIFAVSDRLGVTLEAFDAFEPHPFRRGADPAVQDAAFDRLTAWLRTQTKDRSGIWRDLAVRHRPVEAPTHYTEVFDHAAREGLPTPLLRSVVTGLRQLEGAAQDMSESRLDELDRLAEPPAPSLPPDAEQADAVRQWLDAHREDMVADLAAYTSQGSASDDLDALKSCLGWLRDWLDRRLGAPDTEETLSREAAGDILVRRYSARDTTTRDHRPVLLLGHYDTVWPTGTLDTWPFLRDGDHISGPGVFDMKAGLVQAVWALRALDALDLPRPACTVMLNGDEETGSLASRDAIVEEARDSRLAMVFEAAADGAIKTARKGVGLFTVTVTGVEAHAGLDPTAGASAVDELAHQILRLTDLRAPDAGTSLNVGVVEGGTRSNVTAGHAVARIDIRVATAAEQKRLEDALAAVRPVDPRTRVEVTGGWNRPVFERTEGVAALAGLARRCAALLGHDLPEASVGGASDGNFVVAQGTPVLDGIGAVGSGAHARSENTSVRGMVTRAALAATVLTALAQE